The Streptococcus sp. S5 genome contains a region encoding:
- a CDS encoding thymidylate synthase: MTKADTIFKENIRKIMEEGVWSEQARPKYKDGRTANSKYITGAFMEFDLSKGEFPITTLRPIAIKSAIKEMLWIYQDQSNSLDLLEDKYNVHYWNDWEVGDSRTIGQRYGAVVKKHDLTNKILKQLEANPWNRRNIISLWDYDAFEETEGLLPCAFQTMFDVRRVDGEIYLDATLTQRSNDMLVAHHINAMQYVALQMMIAKHFGWKVGKFFYFINNLHIYDNQFEQAEELLRREPSDCRPHLVLNVPDGTNFFDIKPEDFELVDYDPVKPQLKFDLAI; encoded by the coding sequence ATGACAAAAGCAGATACAATTTTTAAAGAAAATATTCGAAAAATCATGGAAGAAGGGGTCTGGTCAGAGCAGGCGCGTCCTAAGTACAAGGATGGCAGAACGGCCAACTCCAAGTACATCACAGGAGCCTTTATGGAGTTTGACCTCTCAAAAGGCGAGTTTCCTATCACGACCCTTCGTCCCATCGCGATTAAATCAGCCATCAAAGAGATGCTCTGGATCTACCAGGATCAATCGAATAGCTTAGACCTGTTAGAAGATAAATACAATGTCCACTACTGGAATGACTGGGAAGTAGGGGATAGTCGCACCATCGGTCAACGCTATGGTGCTGTGGTCAAAAAGCATGACCTTACCAATAAAATCCTCAAACAATTAGAGGCCAATCCTTGGAATCGCCGCAATATTATCTCGCTTTGGGATTATGATGCCTTTGAAGAGACAGAAGGTCTTCTGCCATGTGCTTTTCAAACCATGTTTGACGTGCGTCGCGTGGATGGAGAAATCTATCTAGATGCGACCTTAACCCAGCGTTCTAATGATATGTTGGTGGCCCACCATATCAACGCCATGCAGTATGTAGCGCTACAGATGATGATTGCCAAGCACTTTGGCTGGAAGGTCGGAAAGTTCTTTTACTTCATTAATAATCTTCACATTTATGATAATCAATTTGAACAGGCTGAAGAGTTACTCCGTCGGGAGCCTTCAGATTGTCGGCCACACTTGGTTTTGAATGTACCAGATGGAACCAATTTCTTTGACATCAAACCAGAAGATTTTGAACTGGTCGATTATGATCCAGTGAAGCCACAATTGAAGTTCGATCTTGCCATTTAG